Proteins encoded in a region of the Ursus arctos isolate Adak ecotype North America unplaced genomic scaffold, UrsArc2.0 scaffold_2, whole genome shotgun sequence genome:
- the RHBG gene encoding ammonium transporter Rh type B isoform X2 yields MAESPRRAAGRRLQLPLLCLLLQGATAILFAVFVRYNHETDAALWHWGNHSNADNEFYFRYPSFQDVHVMVFVGFGFLMAFLQRYGFSSLGFTFLLAAFALQWSTLIQGFLHTRHGSHICVGVESMINADFCAGAVLISFGAVLGKAGPAQLLLLALLETLLFGVNEFVLLSLLGVKDAGGSMTIHTFGAYFGLVLSRVLYRPQLEKSKHRQGSVYHSDLFAMIGTIFLWVFWPSFNSAPTTLGDGQHRTVLHTYYSLTASTLSTFALSALVGEHGRLDMVHIQNAALAGGVVVGTAGEMMLTPFGALAAGFLAGTVSTLGYKFFTPILEAKFKVQDTCGVHNLHGMPGVLGALLGVLVARLATHEAYGEGLDSVFPLIAAGQRTATSQAMHQLFGLLVTLMFASVGGGLGGLLLRLPFLDSPPDSQCYEDRVYWEVPGELEDEAQGPLRVEEPVTQA; encoded by the exons ATGGCTGAGTCCCCGCGCCGCGCCGCGGGCCGACGACTGCAGCTGCCTCTGctgtgcctcctcctccagggcgCCACCGCCATCCTCTTTGCGGTCTTCGTCCGCTACAACCACGAAACCGACGCCGCCCTCTGGCACTGGGGCAACCACAGTAACGCGGACAATGAATTTTACTTTCGCTACCCAA GTTTCCAGGACGTGCACGTCATGGTGTTCGTGGGCTTCGGCTTCCTCATGGCCTTCCTGCAACGCTACGGCTTCAGCAGCCTGGGCTTCACCTTCCTCCTGGCCGCCTTCGCCCTGCAGTGGTCCACGCTCATCCAGGGCTTCTTACACACCAGGCACGGGAGCCACATCTGTGTTGGCGTGGAGAG CATGATCAATGCAGACTTCTGCGCGGGGGCTGTGCTCATCTCCTTCGGCGCCGTCCTGGGCAAGGCCGGGCCAGCTCAGCTGCTGCTCCTGGCCCTGCTGGAGACCCTGCTGTTCGGGGTCAACGAGTTTGTGCTCCTCAGTCTCCTGGGG GTGAAGGACGCGGGAGGCTCCATGACGATCCACACTTTCGGGGCCTACTTCGGGCTGGTCCTCTCGCGGGTGCTCTACCGGCCGCAGCTGGAGAAGAGCAAGCACCGCCAGGGCTCCGTCTACCATTCTGACCTCTTTGCCATGATCG GCACCATCTTCCTGTGGGTCTTCTGGCCCAGTTTCAACTCAGCGCCCACCACGCTGGGGGACGGGCAGCACCGGACAGTCCTCCACACGTACTACTCCCTGACGGCAAGCACCCTCAGCACCTTTGCCTTGTCAGCCCTGGTCGGGGAGCACGGCCGGCTGGATATG GTCCACATCCAGAACGCCGCGCTGGCCGGAGGGGTTGTGGTGGGGACAGCAGGTGAAATGATGCTGACGCCCTTTGGGGCCCTGGCAGCTGGCTTCCTGGCTGGGACGGTCTCCACGCTGGGGTACAAGTTCTTCACG CCCATTCTTGAGGCGAAATTCAAAGTCCAAGACACATGTGGTGTCCACAACCTCCATGGGatgcctggggtcctgggagccctCCTGGGGGTCCTCGTGGCTAGGCTGGCCACCCACGAAGCTTATGGAGAAGG cctggaCAGCGTGTTTCCGCTCATAGCCGCGGGCCAGCGCACTGCCACCTCCCAGGCCATGCACCAACTCTTCGGGCTGCTGGTCACACTGATGTTTGCTTCTGTGGGTGGGGGCCTCGGAG GGCTCCTGCTGAGGCTGCCCTTCCTGGACTCCCCTCCAGACTCCCAGTGCTACGAGGACCGGGTCTACTGGGAG gtgcctggggagctTGAGGATGAAGCCCAGGGCCCTCTGCGGGTGGAGGAGCCAGTCACCCAGGCCTAA
- the TSACC gene encoding TSSK6-activating co-chaperone protein has protein sequence MEQHASHPNGKAKEESNAVPLCRARPSPSLINLQASSPAATFLNIQKTKLPSGVDHKPKECLGLLECMYANLQLQTQLAQQQMAILENLQASMTQLAPGRGSKNSSLPALSGNLLLNHLPQFSK, from the exons ATGGAGCAGCATGCTAGCCATCCCAACGGAAAAG CCAAAGAGGAAAGTAATGCTGTGCCTCTTTGTCGAGCCAGACCCTCCCCTAGCTTGATTAATCTTCAAGCAAGTTCCCCAGCGGCCACTTTCCTGAACATCCAGAAAACAAAGCTGCCCTCAG GAGTTGACCACAAGCCCAAGGAGTGCCTGGGACTCCTAGAATGTATGTATGCCAATCTCCAGCTGCAGACCCAGCTCGCCCAACAACAGATGgctattttggaaaatttacaAGCGTCGATGACACAACTGGCTCCTGGGAGGGGAAGCAAGAACTCTTCTCTCCCAGCCTTATCCGGCAATCTCTTGTTGAATCACCTGCCCCAGTTCAGTAAATGA
- the RHBG gene encoding ammonium transporter Rh type B isoform X1 — MAESPRRAAGRRLQLPLLCLLLQGATAILFAVFVRYNHETDAALWHWGNHSNADNEFYFRYPSFQDVHVMVFVGFGFLMAFLQRYGFSSLGFTFLLAAFALQWSTLIQGFLHTRHGSHICVGVESMINADFCAGAVLISFGAVLGKAGPAQLLLLALLETLLFGVNEFVLLSLLGVKDAGGSMTIHTFGAYFGLVLSRVLYRPQLEKSKHRQGSVYHSDLFAMIGTIFLWVFWPSFNSAPTTLGDGQHRTVLHTYYSLTASTLSTFALSALVGEHGRLDMVHIQNAALAGGVVVGTAGEMMLTPFGALAAGFLAGTVSTLGYKFFTPILEAKFKVQDTCGVHNLHGMPGVLGALLGVLVARLATHEAYGEGLDSVFPLIAAGQRTATSQAMHQLFGLLVTLMFASVGGGLGGLLLRLPFLDSPPDSQCYEDRVYWEVSVPAATQTRALPPFLTCVFPSCLLLLLWGTPAPWRYPFTCFPTPALQVPGELEDEAQGPLRVEEPVTQA, encoded by the exons ATGGCTGAGTCCCCGCGCCGCGCCGCGGGCCGACGACTGCAGCTGCCTCTGctgtgcctcctcctccagggcgCCACCGCCATCCTCTTTGCGGTCTTCGTCCGCTACAACCACGAAACCGACGCCGCCCTCTGGCACTGGGGCAACCACAGTAACGCGGACAATGAATTTTACTTTCGCTACCCAA GTTTCCAGGACGTGCACGTCATGGTGTTCGTGGGCTTCGGCTTCCTCATGGCCTTCCTGCAACGCTACGGCTTCAGCAGCCTGGGCTTCACCTTCCTCCTGGCCGCCTTCGCCCTGCAGTGGTCCACGCTCATCCAGGGCTTCTTACACACCAGGCACGGGAGCCACATCTGTGTTGGCGTGGAGAG CATGATCAATGCAGACTTCTGCGCGGGGGCTGTGCTCATCTCCTTCGGCGCCGTCCTGGGCAAGGCCGGGCCAGCTCAGCTGCTGCTCCTGGCCCTGCTGGAGACCCTGCTGTTCGGGGTCAACGAGTTTGTGCTCCTCAGTCTCCTGGGG GTGAAGGACGCGGGAGGCTCCATGACGATCCACACTTTCGGGGCCTACTTCGGGCTGGTCCTCTCGCGGGTGCTCTACCGGCCGCAGCTGGAGAAGAGCAAGCACCGCCAGGGCTCCGTCTACCATTCTGACCTCTTTGCCATGATCG GCACCATCTTCCTGTGGGTCTTCTGGCCCAGTTTCAACTCAGCGCCCACCACGCTGGGGGACGGGCAGCACCGGACAGTCCTCCACACGTACTACTCCCTGACGGCAAGCACCCTCAGCACCTTTGCCTTGTCAGCCCTGGTCGGGGAGCACGGCCGGCTGGATATG GTCCACATCCAGAACGCCGCGCTGGCCGGAGGGGTTGTGGTGGGGACAGCAGGTGAAATGATGCTGACGCCCTTTGGGGCCCTGGCAGCTGGCTTCCTGGCTGGGACGGTCTCCACGCTGGGGTACAAGTTCTTCACG CCCATTCTTGAGGCGAAATTCAAAGTCCAAGACACATGTGGTGTCCACAACCTCCATGGGatgcctggggtcctgggagccctCCTGGGGGTCCTCGTGGCTAGGCTGGCCACCCACGAAGCTTATGGAGAAGG cctggaCAGCGTGTTTCCGCTCATAGCCGCGGGCCAGCGCACTGCCACCTCCCAGGCCATGCACCAACTCTTCGGGCTGCTGGTCACACTGATGTTTGCTTCTGTGGGTGGGGGCCTCGGAG GGCTCCTGCTGAGGCTGCCCTTCCTGGACTCCCCTCCAGACTCCCAGTGCTACGAGGACCGGGTCTACTGGGAGGTGAGCGTGCCTGCAGCCACTCAGACCCGAGCCCTCCCTCCGTTCCTCACCTGcgtctttccttcctgcctgctccttctcctctggGGGACTCCAGCCCCCTGGAGGTACCCCTTCAcctgcttccccacccctgccctccaggtgcctggggagctTGAGGATGAAGCCCAGGGCCCTCTGCGGGTGGAGGAGCCAGTCACCCAGGCCTAA